One genomic segment of Chelonia mydas isolate rCheMyd1 chromosome 1, rCheMyd1.pri.v2, whole genome shotgun sequence includes these proteins:
- the LOC102930752 gene encoding putative olfactory receptor 52P1, giving the protein MVHTPVSALGVGCSCRCWAESSVGHGYLRGIPRKDASISGSRHMHCDHHAGAWAHTRSQGNLRYMPETPFCLRVGHLLPYSMSDSNTTDFTNPSTFILLGIPGLETAHIWISIPFCTMYAIAVLGNFTILFIVKTKPSLHGPMYYFLCMLAISDLVISTSIVPKMLSIFWFNSREIDFSACLTQMYFIHSFLVMDSGILVAMALDRYVAICDPLRYSTILTKPMVAKIGLAVVLRGGMLILPYPFLARQWPYCRTAIIPHTYCEHIAVVKLACADIRISSYYSLSVAFLVTGLDVFFITVSYTQILRAIFSLPTKDARLKTFGTCGSHLCVILVSYIPALFSSLTHRFGHNVALHFHILMANVYLLVPTMLHPIIYGVRTKQIRNRLLQLLTYKGM; this is encoded by the exons ATGGTGCACACCCCTGTGTCGGCTCTCGGCGTGGGATGCAGCTGCAGATGCTGGGCTGAGAGCAGTGTGGGACACGGCtacctgagggggattcccagAAAAGACGCTTCCATCTCAGGATCCAG GCATATGCATTGCGACCATCACGCTGGAGCCTGGGCACATACAAGAAGTCAGGGGAACCTACGGTACATGCCGGAGACACCgttctgcctcagagttggacaccttctcccctactccatgtcagattccaacacaactgACTTCAcgaacccctccaccttcattctgctgggcattcctggacTGGAAACAGCCCacatctggatctccatccccttctgcaccatgtacGCCATAGctgtcttggggaacttcaccatcctgttcattgtgAAGACGAAGCcaagcctccatgggcccatgtactatttcctctgcatgctggccatcAGCGACCTGGTCATATCTACGTCCATtgtgcccaaaatgctgagcatcttctggttcaattcccgGGAGAtagatttcagtgcctgcctcacccagatgtacttcattcaTAGCTTCTTAGTGATGGACTCTGGGATCCTTGTGGCCATGGCTTTGGATCGCTATGTGGCCATCTGTGATCCCCTGAGATATTCCACCATCCTAACAAAGCCCATGGTGGCCAAGATCggcctggccgtggtgctgcgTGGTGGTATGCTCATACTGCCCTATCCCTTCCTGGCCAGacagtggccatattgcagaaccgcCATCATCCCCCACACGTACTGTGAGCACATAgccgtggtgaagctggcctgtgccGACATCCGCATCAGTAGTTACTACAGCCTCTCTGTGGCATTCTTGGTGACGGGTCTGGATGTGTTTTTTATCACTGTGTCCTatacccagatcctcagggccatcttcagcctccccacaaaggacgccaggctcaagacttttgggacttgcggctcccacctctgtgtcatTTTAGTCTCTTACATCccagctctcttctcctccctgacGCACCGGTTTGGCCACAATGTGGCCTTGCATTTCCACATTCTCATGGCCAACGTGTATCTCCTGGTGCCCACCATGCTGCACCCCATCATCTacggggtgaggaccaaacaAATCCGGAACAGGCTGCTCCAGCTACTTACTTATAAAGGGATGTAA